The nucleotide sequence TAATCGCGCTCATCACTGATCGACACGTGCGTGCGGCAGTTCCCGATCTGCCCCAGCCGCGCCGCACCGGCGCCGGACCAGAACACCTGCGGCCGGCCAAGCGCGTCCGGCAGCACCGCCATGTCCGTCCAGCGCAGCCCCTGGCGCAATCCTGTGCCCAGTGCTTTCAGCAAGGCTTCCTTGGCAGCGAACCGCTTCGCCAGCCAGCGCACCGGCGTGGCATGCGCGCGCTGGATGCGCAGTTCATCCGGGTGCAGCAGCCGCTCCGCCAGCGCCTCGCCCCGGCGCGCCCACGCCGCATCGATGCGGGCGACCGAAACAATGTCCGTACCGATGCCGACGATCATGCGCCGTACCGCGCGGCCTGATCGATCAGCGCACGCATGCTGCGCACCGCTTCGTCCAGGCCGGTAAGCACCGCGCGCGCAATGATCGCATGGCCGATGTTGAGTTCATTGATACCGGGCAGCGCCGCGATCGGCGCCGTATTGTGGTAGTGCAGGCCGTGCCCGGCATTGACGATCAGGCCACTCTCCAGCGCCAGATCCAGCCCCTCACGAATGCGGCGCAACTCAGACTGGGCGTCCTCCGCATGCACCGCTTCCGCGTACTGGCCCGTGTGGATTTCAATGGCCGGCGCGGCACAGGCCACCGCTGCCTCAATCTGCGCAGGTTCCGCGTCGATGAACAACGACACCTGGATACCCGCCTCGCGCAACTGCGCGCAAACGTCTTTCATGCGTGACAGGTTGCCGGCCACATCCAGGCCACCTTCCGTGGTCAGCTCTTCGCGACGCTCCGGCACCAGACAGCAGTGCGGCGGCTTCAGGCGCGTGGCAATCGCCACCATCTCGTCGGTGGCGGCCATTTCCAGATTGATGCG is from Isoalcanivorax pacificus W11-5 and encodes:
- the acpS gene encoding holo-ACP synthase, coding for MIVGIGTDIVSVARIDAAWARRGEALAERLLHPDELRIQRAHATPVRWLAKRFAAKEALLKALGTGLRQGLRWTDMAVLPDALGRPQVFWSGAGAARLGQIGNCRTHVSISDERDYVLAFAVIESGA
- the pdxJ gene encoding pyridoxine 5'-phosphate synthase; translation: MPVLLGVNIDHVATLRQARGTRYPEPVQAALIAEQAGADGITVHLREDRRHINDRDVALLLQTAQTRINLEMAATDEMVAIATRLKPPHCCLVPERREELTTEGGLDVAGNLSRMKDVCAQLREAGIQVSLFIDAEPAQIEAAVACAAPAIEIHTGQYAEAVHAEDAQSELRRIREGLDLALESGLIVNAGHGLHYHNTAPIAALPGINELNIGHAIIARAVLTGLDEAVRSMRALIDQAARYGA